aagttctaCATGGagcctcatggcaaagaactctctcaggatctgaaaaaataattgttgctctacataaagaagGCATACTccataagaagattgccaagaccctgaaactgagctgcagacCATACAGCGGATTAACAGGAcatgttccactcagaacaggcctcgccatggtcgaccaaagaagttgagtgcacatgctcagtgtcatatccagaggttggttgtctttgggaaatagacgtatgagtgctgcagaggttgaaggcgTGGGGgccagcctgtcagtgctcagaccatacgccgcacactgcatcaaattggtctgcatggctgtcgtcccagaaggaagcctcttctaaagataatgcacaagaaagcccgcagtTTGCTGAAGACCAGCAGACTAAgcacatggattactggaaccatgtcctgtggtctgatgagaccaagataaacttatttggttcagatggtgtcaagcgtgtgtggtggcaaccaggtgaggagtacaaagacaagtgtgtcttgcctacagtcaagcatggtggtgggagtgtcatggtctggggctgcaagAGTACTGCCGGCATTGAGGGAATGCCAATatttactgtgacatactgaagcagagcatgatcccctcccttcggacactgggccgcagggcagtaatccaacatgataacatgatatatatatatatagacacacacacacagacacacacacacgtggtaCGTAGACTATTAACACATTACAAGAGAACAATGCAGATTGTAAGAGCACCAAAGAATGTagcatcaaatgttttttccccttcCTCTTTAATGTTGGTCAATCATGTATCATTGCAGCACCTCAGGGGAGATGCTGTTGTATGGACACAAAAAGATAGTCAATTCAACTGCAGCCTAATCAGACCTGAGTGATAATTGCCAGCCCCAACATAAACATGGTATCTCTACATTGGATGGCACCAGCTAAGGCTTGAGCAAGGCCACTTACTGCAGCACTATCTGAtaccacacagaaaacacattgcCTGCCAGAGAACAGATGTAAAAATAGATCAAACACATCTCTATAGGATATTGGTTTTCAAACGAAAAGTCTGTGCCAGTTCATTACCTTATCTATtacactgtaaatgtttttgtgttcagtggtgtttgtgttgtgtcaaGTCACCATTGGTAAAAGCTCCCTCTTAGGAAAATGCTATTTAAAGTGAATGACATAGTATTTCTGATTTAGTCAAGTGTGACATATGAGTTCTTCCATTACCCAGGAACCATAAAAATGCTCAGCAATAAGCTGCTGGATATTACCTGTACAAGCAATCCATGTAGTCTGCTCCCTTGCTGTATTCCTCCCAATATCTGTGGTACATCACTAAAACCTTCTCTTCTGACTCAAGAACTTTCTGAAATTATAGTAGTGAAGAAATATCAGGCTGTTACCATGGCACCGCAAtgtaagaaaacaacaaaaaatcgtTTTGAGGTTGTCAAATTTTGAGCAATGGGAAATTAGTCTGAATCGGGTTAAAGGCATTATTAACAAACATATAGTTGATAAAATATCCAACAGTTGCCCAAAGTTATGAACTATATTTACCTTGTATAACTGTCTGACATGGTTCTCCAGGAACACCTTGGTCTCTGTGTATAACCTTTCACCCAGAGGCTCCGGGTATGCAACACACAAGGCATAGATGTCACTGGATGTGAAGTAAAGGAGTCACACACATTCATCCGTAACACAGAGTCAAAACCACGCTGACATTTTCTTCTGAATGTCATTTCCTGAAGTTGGACATTACTGGCTTGACTGTGGTATTAGTGGCTTGACTGAACTAAAGTTCAGTGCCATTTTAGCCAATTTATTAAAGCCAGATAAAATGCAAACCTCCTTGGTAAATTAGCAATGGTCACAAACTCATTTTTCCAGTAGCAGTGAAATTGAAAGGATACGAGAATCTGTCATTCCATGTGGCCCTCTCTACATAATCAAGCATCACCACAGCTTTGATTGTCGTCAGTAGTTTGTTCCATGTTTCATCAAAGTCCACCACCCGCGGCTTCAAGGACATCGTATGGCTTCTTCAGGCTAAGGTAAATAGTGAAAACTAACAGGGTTATTGGTGGGATTAAAAAGtactaaaatattaaaatgatgtTAGCAAATTAAACATGAATATCAAATAACTTTATACACACAGCCAAGTGAAATAAATCCTACAATATAATCAGAAAGGTCTTTCCTCTACTGGGTCAATAGACATATAGACAAAATAATTGTAACAATACTAATTAAACTGACTGATCTCCCTTTAGAATAATAACGATATATCTAATTATAAGGCTGTTCAATATTGTAATAACAAGGTTATTATTTATTACTAGACATTAATGGGTTCACAGAATAAACCTTAAGTGAAGCCATATGAGAAAATATTTCATGTACAAATGTGAAAGGGATGAATGACTGACACATTTCTGTATCTCCTGCTCAATTAGTGACAAACCAAACGTAGctatcaaattacatttgatatttAGTCATGCATACAATGACAGCTCAACATCAAAACAATCAATGAAATGTCCtattaatttcaataaaatgaaCTGTCCCACCAAGTTCACGGTATGTCGCTAGCAAGCTATGGTAATTGACAGTGTGTAAACATCACAATCGCCAGAATATCAGTCATTCTATACAAATGTGCCTAGCTAGGTAGAAGATTTGCCAACAATATTGAGTCTTTTGTGACGTTAATTGAACTGTCATAGGTATTAAGGTGTGTGTAATGCTCACGTTAGATATCTCGCAATATTTTTAGAGAAGGCCTGGCTAGCTACCTAGCAGCTATGCATTTAATTCGTCATTCAACAAgccagatagctagctagcctagTGTAATTTCAGAGATAAAAACATGCTTAATACATGTTTCGCTTATTAACGAAGTCACAAACTGTTTACTGACATTCACTAACTAGCAGTATAGCAAACTAACTCGTAGGTTTGAAATACAATCTGTTAGAACACAAACACTTTAGCTTACGACCGATTTCGGTTACACTAGCTGTGCTAGCGCTAACGTTACTGTGCTAACGTTACtgatttagctagctagccagctgcTACTTTCATACATTACATTGGCCACAAGCTATAGCTCTGTATCATTGTTTGCAATAGCACCTTTACAATGTTTAATTGAGatttcaaaaatatacataccTCTGGTCAATATATATCTACGTGTTATTAAAAAGTCAAGTTTCTCCGCTGTCAGGCTTGATCTCTCAGCTTACAGGTCTACCATTACGACTACCTTATGGGGATATACCATTGTATCAGCTGTAGGGTATACATATTGGAGTAGTTATGAATGTAGGGATTGTCAGGgtctaaaataataatagcagAACAAATAAATGTGCCCCGTGcaaaattaaatatgaatatcCCAATAAAAGTATAATATAGAGATAACGTGCATTCAAACACTAATTTAAACCAGactaaattaaaaacaaacctATTTTGTTATGGTATCGCTAAGAACTACGGATGCCTGTTTAGCTGGTATCGCAAAAAGAAAGTCATTTATGGATTGTGCATAAAATGTAGAATAAACAATTTCTAAAGTGAAGTAGTTATCTAtgaaaatgcattattattatgaagGACTACAAACCAATCTATATAAGTAGCCGGTGTGTCTTTCAAGTGGATTGAATATTGGGTGTTACACAATTTGTATTAAATCAATGTAAGTCATTAAGTTCACatttactttgattttattttttgtcacaAAAACGAAATGGCAATGTAGTTCCCACAACACAGGCAATTCAATTTGGATACTtgtcaaatgttattgttcttgGTGCAGTCACATATGGGTCTACATAAAGAAGACAAAcctaaaatgttgaaaataacaaaaagggaaaaaaaagatttagaaCGTTCATACAAATTTACAATTTGACAGTATTACACGCTTTTCTTGCACAGCTGATGTGCGAGGCTCGGGAGATTGCGCGTGCACAAATTCCAAACGCTGGATTCCGTTCCAGGCGTTACGCATAATTCTCACGTTTTAGTAATTTACGTTTTGATTGATGTTGTAGCTAAGGGCAAGTGGTAACAAAGTAAAACACGTAAAAGATGAACGTTCCAGATCAAATAAATCGGaaacatttttcattgttcCCTGTGggctttgattaaaaaaaattagaCCTGGTTGGGTAATTGTTGGCGGGAGTTTGAAGTTAGCTCTCTGTTCCCGTCCAATCAAAAACAACTGGATGATTTTGGTGTCGCGCGCGTATGATCGGattgtgatttttaaataaatacgtTAACCTTACCATAGAACTTAACTGTCATCGACAACTAGCAATATAGTAGTAAGTATTTTGAGCTAACTAGCCAAATAATGTTTGGAGTTCTTGTCTATGTGGGAATTTGGAAGAGAAAAGTCTGACAGTTTTCAACAGCATCTTAGTTGCAGTGTTACGTTATGCATGCTAGCTAACAACCCAGTCGCGTGGTAATCAGTGATGAGTCAACCATGGAACAAACGAAATATTTAtacaaagctagctagctatctacacGGCACAAAATAACTGTAGAGCACACACTTGTAAGTTTATAAAACATAGTACAGGTAGCTACCCACAGTACCTAAATTGGCTAACTTATGTAGATATTGCTTATTACCGAGCTAGCTGCTATGATATGTAAAATGTAGTGGTTTAGTAGATACTAAAGTAGTACTTTAGTAAACGTTACTGCCACCACTTTGCTTACCCATGCCAACGGACAAAAGTACAGCACTGCATCGTTATGAGTAGTCAGTAGCAATACGCAACCTCGCAAACCTTGCTACCACCTGTCACAATCAGTAGTTAGCATTACTCTTTTGACGCCTTTATTCAGTGTCCGGTGTTAGTTCTAACAGTAATGGAGTAAAATGACAACCAATCAACCAATTCATTTGTCGGCAGTTTTATTCTCTATAGGACAACAATCATGGCAAGTATTGACTCTCAGGTGCAGGAGCAGGCTAGCAGTGGTGTATTATCAGCTCTGGCACAGGTAATTTAATTGTAAAAATAGATATCTCTCAATATAGTTGGCATGTTGTGTAGTAGATTTCTGTGATGCTGTTATCAGCTACATAGGTGCAGTGCACATCTGTATTACTGTCTGATTCTTCTTTTACTtaatggattattttttttattaggtaGCAAGAAGGAGAGCAAACTTAGAGGCCAAAAACGAAGATGTTTCTAACATACACAAAAGGAGAGAGCGCCTTTCCAGGAGACAGACATGCAGGTAGCCTATTTAACAACGTTGTATTAAAGTGTAGATTATCAGCAATTATGTATATTTCACAGTTACTTTTGCAAATTGTATTACCTTCAGAGAAGTGTCTCCAGATACCGTCGTTACTAAAGTTGAAGAAATACAAGAAGAGGTTGCACCTTGCAATGTCACCCCAGCGCCCATTAGGCCAGCCTCTGTATATCAGACAAACCACGGCCAGTTCAGTAAGTTTCTGGAAGAGATGTCTTCcaaaattaaatgtacatttaagtaatttaacagacacttcaGAGCAACTTAAgtccatacattttcatattattttgcATTACTCTAAGTGGGAATTGAACTCACAAACTAGGCGTTGTAAATTAATGTTCTAAAAACTGAGTTACATTGGACTAGTAGATAAATAAATGCTTCTTTGAACATCCTAATGTATATTAGTGTTTGTGAAAATCTATAGTAGTTTTGGTAATTTAATGGAGACAGGCACTGTGTGGTATTTACTGACTGTGCTTTCCTTAGTTGCCTTCACTCAGGATGGTGCCATCCAGATAAGCAGTGCATTTCCTGGGGGTCTACAGGGCCTGCAGCCCCTTCCCTTGTCCAACTCTGTGAAGCCCCAGTCGGCTGCAGCCATCGTCCAGTACTCCCAGGAGACAGGGGATGTCAGTCAGCAATTCTTTATGCAAGGCAATAATGTGTTGGTACAAGGTAATGTAATGTgttatgcctttggccaggttgtcattttaaattgaaatttaatttgacattttgcttaactgattaaataaagttgaaataaatacaacaatGTGGGCGATTGGCTTGttgccagcaggtggcagcaaaCCCTACCATACAagtttttcatgttcatactctGGGTTTCAGATTGAATTTGTTGGAGCTGTTCCATCTGTTCTTGGCCCTCTAGTACAGAAAACACAGTTTATCCACATGCAGAAGTAGTCCAGCTTTACACAGAATctttaaacataaaaagaaaatgtcctcTTGATAGGAGTGCCATTCTAGGTGGGGACACATTGGTGGAGCAGTGGCCACTGATCCTGCCCCAGTGGATCTTGTCCAGCCTACACTGGACACCATGCATGTGGAGGGTCTGTCATTGGTTATTGGGGCTCATGGCTAGCCCAAGAAACCTTGGTTTCCAGATGTCCTTCCTTTGTTGAACGGGTCTCCATGGCAACTGCTGTGTTTGCGAGGACCTGCTGTCCCAAGACCGTGGCCAGGTCTTGCACCCTCGGTCCCAAGATTGAAATATGTAGGTCTGGCTTCGGAGTGGGCTGAACTCCAGAGAGGCCAGCCAATGAACCCTAATAACCTTAATATTAACCCTAATACTTATCATTACgatagagaaaataaaacactagCTAGACTTGCCTAAATAATTTCCATAGCGTTTGAAACTACACCGGCATGTTCAAAACCTTCCAAGTAGGATTGTGGCCATCCGTCGAACGATATGGTTGTGCACTGCACAGAAACATGGCGGTTATTAACATTACGCTACATTTTCCGAGACGTATAGGACAACACTCAAGtggctagattattttgtttgtaaagGTATTGTTTACTGGAGACGCCACCTTCCGAGGTAGTGTGCTGCTATTTCGATAGAGCCCCCCTGGAGTGGCAAGTGTAAGACGATTCTTTCGGgaactgtatcaagtttctTTGCCGTGCACACGCATATCGCTCGATTTTCCTGCGTTTGACGGCTACAATACGTTGTATGTCTAGAACATTCCGGTGTAGATTCAAACACAattgaaattattatgcaaacaAGCCCTAGGTATAGTTCCTAAACAATTGCACTTGTAAACCTAAAaaaatgtagtgtaatgtaaGCCCAACGTATGTTTTGGTTGGGGATCTGACAACCGGACTTGGGGATCAGTCCCTTTAGCTTACATCCTACTTCTTGTTCTGTTATGTGCCTTTCTTCAGTCTTTAAATATGAACGTACTTTCATTAATGAGCTTAAGAAGAACAGAATTAATCATCGTTAATGAGCTTCAGAAGAACAGATTTGATTCTGGTTAACATCGACCGCTATCCAACCGGAAGGATTATGCAAATATTAGAACTCTATAATTGTTCTCTCTTTGCAGAACAcgttggtgtttttttttttagtttgttCAGACTTAAACAGTCTGTCAATTTGCTAAAGAGTGGAAGTCCTCTAAATACATGCTGCTATTCCTTTTTACCCCATTTTGCTCCCCTTTTGCTCCTATCTTCATATCCAGTTGTATCAACTACCCTGTCTCATAACAGCAACTCCCTTCAGCTTCTGGAGAGATAAACATCAAAGCAAGCCTACCTCCTATGCATCCCAAAATCAAATATAAGTAGCTGCTGCCAAAAGAAGGAGCTCTAGTACCACAAGTATAATGTCTCTTGgaattttttatgtttacttGAATAATATGCATGGCATATTTGCCTTTTCTTTGGGATACATTTCCCAAcaaacaatcacatttattttttaagccctttttatatcagcagttgtcacaaagtgacaCAAAGCCTGAGAGTAATATTATAAAAAGCAATCAGGACAAtaatcttaaataaaatatatttgaagatTTGAGAAGAAACTCAAACCTTTTGTAGAAAAAATACACACAAGAAACAGGTACATACCAGTGTAGGGGGAGGGCTCACAGAGCAATGCATGTCATCATTGACATCAGGAGGCCAATTATGTCATAGTGATGTCAGTGCTCTTAATTGTGATTGCACACATAGCTGGTGAAACATTTGAGTTAGAGAGCTGAGAGAGAAGGTTTCTTCTGGATCTCCTGAAGAACAGACATGGCTGTTACTGGGGATGAGACAGAGTCTGGTATGTTCActttaataatttaattgaaaatggaaatatttTTACTGCATGATATAATTTCAGCTTTCTACAGAGACATtaatattgaaattattttcagtttgttttgacCTCTTTATGAGTGTAATACAATAACACGAAGAGAACACTTACTATGTCATAAAGGTATTGAAAATGTCCTAAGAGATGAGCCTTCCAGATAtcatatgttgttttattggTAATAGATTTTAAGAAATTATAATTACATGTCATGTATTGATAATCCATATAGTCAAAATGGAAAATATCACGAGAAAGATCAGTCTTCTTGCGAAAGGCTTAATGCAACAAGCTGAATAGTattgaaacattttctgtttcctTTCGCTCTGCTCTGCCTGTCCGTCTCGCCCTcccccctcactctccctctgtgAAATGCTTCAATGCTCTACCCACTCaaagcacacacagagacacaaacacacactggctGACGTCACTAGTTTTCCTGGAACAGGACCCCAGCAGGGAAATGTAAATGCTAATCAGCGAATAAGATGGACATTGACGTCAGTCTCAGTCGTGCTGTGATTACAGTCAGTTCCTTTTGCGAAAGCAAATTAATCACCATATTAGATGATATGCTGGGAGCCGTACTACTGagaaagtaaatgtaaaaataagtaTGCTACTGTAGCCTAGATAGGAGAAACAAAATCTATTTCTCTGTCAGTGCTTTATCAGACTTTCTACTACAGAGGAACCTTTTCTGAGTTTGGATTGAGTTATACACAGAAGTACTTGGATGACATGAGGACCTTATTTCTTAATCCTCCCGTGAATACTCATCTTTTAGTGACTGAATGAATTGCATTAgagattttcattctttttaatgTCAAGTATTCCCAAATATCGCGGACACCTAGTCGAGGACCACCTGCagaatatttttatgtatatatatatcattttgCATGTTGTCAATTAGGTCAGCAATGATTACCAGTGGTCACCCTGCTATTCCACACATCTGAGCAGGGCTGGTTTGTGCCTTGTTGGCTCCAAACTATTTTTTGGTTATACACAGCCTGGTATCGGTCTCTTTAGCATAcaatccactgtatatgttattTGCATTTCTTTAGTCTTTCATTATGATGTACTGTACTTTCATAGCTTGAAAAGAACATATTTGATCCTGGATAACAGCTATCCTCCAATTACTACAGTTTTGCCAATATTAGTACATATTAATGCATAGTTGGGCTCCCCAGATCATGTTGGTATTTTTTTAGTTTGCAGTGACGAAACCAGTTTGCATCGCCCATTGGGCTTTGCAGCCACTTGTCAGATAACTTCACTTTCAGTGTTGTAGTGATCAGCTTGACTACTCTTTTCCCACGTAGGTATCCATACTTTGGGTGCTACCATTTTTGGAATGGCAGTGTATGTCGCATTGTCTTTTTTATGTGTAATGGCTCTTAGACTACTATGAGTTTCTGAATATTTAAAATAGCATTCTAGTCCCCTTTTCCCCTGATTTACTTGACAAAATGTCTCAACAGGTGGTCCAGGTAAGTCAAGTGAGGTATTGGGCCTTCTGTTTTGTGTAGCTGCTCTATTGTACCTGAAGCAAGGAGGAAGGCAGATGATTCCCATCAGCTCAACTCCTTGATGTTTGCAGTAGTGTCTTAAATTAAGTAGTGTCCCctatttaaattaattgtttgttattattaccTTATAGAGTTTGTACTTACTGTAGTTATATTTGGGATTACTTTACTGTAGTTATTCTTGGCCGCCTTTTCAAAACGTATTTTAAGTTGTGGAGGCCTTCTATTCAGCAATTTAGCAGCCAGTGTATTGTAGTGGCCTACCGTGAGTTCCAAATCAGGCTGACTCACTGCCTACAttactgtctgtgtttctcccaGCTGCCACTGGTGAAATGTCCGGCTACCAGATCTGCACACCCACCTCCAGCCTGCCTCAGGGTGTAGTGATGGTTGAGTCTCCAGGGT
The Esox lucius isolate fEsoLuc1 chromosome 21, fEsoLuc1.pri, whole genome shotgun sequence DNA segment above includes these coding regions:
- the LOC106024841 gene encoding cAMP-responsive element modulator isoform X2 — translated: MFHQSPPPAASRTSYGFFRLRTTIMASIDSQVQEQASSGVLSALAQVARRRANLEAKNEDVSNIHKRRERLSRRQTCREVSPDTVVTKVEEIQEEVAPCNVTPAPIRPASVYQTNHGQFIAFTQDGAIQISSAFPGGLQGLQPLPLSNSVKPQSAAAIVQYSQETGDVSQQFFMQGNNVLVQAATGEMSGYQICTPTSSLPQGVVMVESPGSMHSPQQMAEEATRKRELRLMKNREAARECRRKKKEYVKCLENRVAVLENQNRTLIEELKALKDIYCRKPE